Proteins encoded within one genomic window of Posidoniimonas corsicana:
- a CDS encoding prolipoprotein diacylglyceryl transferase, translated as MQSELLRIPVELGGVPIFGFGVLLALWVVGLGGWLWRQTNRGMPTAEARGYLPVGLMVAVVIVALPRMFPGGLPIRGYGLMLLLAAVCGVGMAAHRARQNGLSADVIFSLSVWLFVCGILGARLFYVIEYWETRFATLGFPNNVVQMLMFTEGGLVVYGSLIGAALAFVAFCLRHKLPMLALADILAPSLVVGLALGRVGCLLNGCCYGGQCDRVWAVTFPMGSPAYQDQLYAGDLERGLQLQEDASTQPPRLIVRGALIAGQPDSEQVATINGAEVHDMAGAQRVLSRAYWSGEDVTVALRDGRRVIGAGQSLPVHPTQLYSAVNAALLAWITWTYYAFRRRDGEVIGLLLTLYPISRYLLEDIRTDEAAIFGTGLSISQNVSVGLLAAVAVYWFILLRRPPKLAFSGANPGLA; from the coding sequence ATGCAGAGCGAGCTGCTCAGGATCCCCGTTGAGTTGGGGGGCGTGCCGATCTTCGGGTTCGGCGTGCTGCTGGCTCTGTGGGTCGTCGGGCTGGGCGGGTGGTTGTGGCGGCAGACCAACCGCGGCATGCCGACCGCCGAGGCCCGCGGCTACCTGCCGGTCGGGCTGATGGTGGCCGTGGTGATCGTCGCGCTGCCCCGGATGTTTCCCGGCGGGCTGCCGATCCGCGGCTACGGGCTGATGCTGCTGCTCGCCGCGGTGTGCGGCGTCGGCATGGCGGCGCACCGCGCCCGCCAGAACGGCCTGTCGGCGGACGTCATCTTCTCACTGTCGGTGTGGCTGTTCGTGTGCGGCATCCTCGGCGCGCGCCTGTTCTACGTGATCGAGTACTGGGAGACCCGCTTCGCCACGCTGGGCTTTCCGAACAACGTGGTTCAGATGCTGATGTTCACCGAGGGCGGCCTGGTGGTTTACGGGTCACTGATCGGAGCGGCATTGGCCTTCGTGGCGTTCTGCCTGCGGCACAAGCTGCCGATGCTCGCGTTGGCCGACATCCTGGCCCCCAGCCTGGTGGTGGGACTCGCGCTGGGCCGGGTCGGCTGCCTGTTGAACGGCTGCTGCTACGGCGGCCAGTGCGACCGCGTCTGGGCGGTAACCTTCCCGATGGGCAGCCCGGCCTACCAGGACCAGCTCTACGCCGGCGACCTGGAGCGTGGCCTGCAACTGCAGGAGGACGCCAGCACCCAACCGCCGCGGCTGATCGTGCGGGGGGCGCTGATCGCGGGCCAACCCGACAGCGAGCAGGTCGCAACGATCAACGGCGCCGAGGTGCACGACATGGCTGGCGCGCAGCGGGTGCTGAGCCGCGCGTACTGGAGCGGCGAGGACGTGACGGTCGCCCTCCGCGACGGCCGTCGGGTGATCGGCGCCGGCCAGAGCCTGCCGGTCCACCCCACTCAGCTGTACAGCGCCGTCAACGCCGCGCTGCTGGCGTGGATCACGTGGACCTACTACGCGTTCCGCCGGCGGGACGGCGAGGTGATCGGCCTGCTGCTGACGCTCTACCCGATTTCGAGGTACCTGCTCGAGGATATCCGCACCGACGAGGCGGCCATCTTCGGCACCGGGCTGAGCATCTCTCAGAACGTCAGCGTGGGGCTGCTAGCGGCGGTCGCCGTGTACTGGTTTATCCTGCTCCGCCGGCCCCCCAAGCTGGCGTTTTCCGGGGCGAACCCGGGACTCGCGTAG
- the panC gene encoding pantoate--beta-alanine ligase: MSPPEVITDPAKLRQRISAARPAGKRVALVPTMGALHAGHVSLVEAARRDCGVVITSIFVNPTQFAPGEDYERYPRNLEGDCALLGPAGCSIVFAPSVETMYPAGSETSIDVGSVARPLEGESRPTHFAGVATVVMKLFQLAPADAAYFGRKDYQQTLVVERMVRDLNVPIELAVCPIVREPDGLAMSSRNAYLSPEERCRALAIHASLRLAEQLVGRGERDAQQIREAALALLAESDITPEYVAIVREGTLEPLEVVEGPAVIAIAARVGKTRLIDNLILQ, from the coding sequence ATGAGCCCGCCCGAAGTCATCACCGATCCCGCGAAGCTCCGCCAGCGGATCTCCGCCGCCCGCCCCGCCGGCAAGCGGGTGGCGTTGGTCCCCACGATGGGCGCGTTGCACGCCGGGCACGTGAGCCTGGTGGAAGCGGCCCGCCGCGACTGCGGTGTCGTCATCACGAGCATCTTCGTGAACCCCACCCAGTTTGCTCCGGGCGAGGACTACGAACGCTACCCGCGCAACCTGGAGGGCGACTGCGCGCTGCTCGGCCCGGCCGGGTGCTCGATCGTCTTCGCACCGTCGGTCGAAACGATGTACCCCGCGGGGAGCGAGACGTCGATCGACGTGGGCAGCGTGGCCCGGCCGCTGGAGGGCGAGTCCCGCCCCACCCACTTTGCCGGGGTCGCGACCGTCGTGATGAAGCTGTTCCAGCTGGCGCCCGCCGACGCCGCGTACTTCGGCCGCAAGGACTACCAACAGACGCTGGTGGTGGAGCGGATGGTGCGGGACCTGAACGTGCCGATCGAGCTGGCGGTCTGCCCCATCGTCCGCGAGCCAGACGGCCTGGCGATGAGCTCGCGCAACGCGTACCTGTCCCCCGAAGAACGCTGCCGCGCGCTGGCGATCCATGCTAGCTTGCGGCTGGCGGAGCAGTTGGTTGGCCGCGGCGAGCGCGACGCCCAGCAGATCCGCGAGGCGGCGCTCGCCCTGCTCGCCGAGTCCGACATCACGCCGGAGTACGTCGCGATCGTCCGCGAGGGCACGCTCGAGCCGCTGGAGGTGGTGGAGGGCCCCGCGGTGATCGCCATCGCCGCGCGGGTCGGCAAGACGAGATTGATCGACAACCTGATCCTCCAGTAG
- the folK gene encoding 2-amino-4-hydroxy-6-hydroxymethyldihydropteridine diphosphokinase, with translation MPACLIALGANLGDPLSTLMDAAHAVGALPGVQLLRVSRMIDSEPIGGPPGQPRFANAAATIETSTPPHELLFGLHTVEQRFGRRRRERWDARTLDLDLLLYDDHVGADAGVQTPHPRMTFRPFVMIPAAEIAGDWVHPLLGKTLAELDQLRTAGGNQIVLRDASAELGDAVRRCVADHGPAVVTEAGVEDPPARLTICCGPPAPLPGAGPTLWLAADATAEEQQREVHAAVECVWPGLPAAEGH, from the coding sequence ATGCCCGCTTGCCTCATCGCCCTCGGCGCTAACCTTGGCGACCCCCTGAGCACGCTGATGGACGCCGCCCACGCGGTCGGCGCGCTGCCGGGCGTGCAGCTGCTGCGGGTCAGCCGGATGATCGACTCCGAGCCGATCGGCGGGCCGCCCGGTCAGCCCCGGTTTGCTAACGCCGCGGCGACCATCGAGACCTCCACCCCGCCGCACGAGCTGCTGTTCGGCCTGCACACGGTCGAACAGCGATTCGGCCGACGCCGCCGCGAACGCTGGGACGCGCGCACGCTCGACCTCGACCTGCTGCTCTACGACGACCACGTCGGGGCCGACGCCGGCGTCCAGACGCCCCACCCGCGGATGACATTCCGCCCGTTCGTGATGATCCCCGCGGCCGAAATCGCGGGCGACTGGGTCCACCCCCTGCTCGGTAAGACACTCGCCGAGCTCGACCAGCTGCGGACCGCCGGCGGCAACCAAATAGTGCTGCGGGATGCGTCGGCGGAGCTCGGCGACGCCGTCCGCCGGTGCGTCGCCGACCACGGACCTGCGGTCGTCACCGAAGCTGGAGTTGAGGACCCACCCGCCCGCCTGACCATCTGCTGCGGTCCGCCGGCCCCGCTGCCGGGCGCCGGCCCCACGCTGTGGCTGGCCGCCGACGCCACGGCCGAGGAGCAGCAGCGGGAGGTGCACGCCGCCGTGGAGTGCGTCTGGCCGGGGTTGCCGGCCGCTGAGGGCCACTAG
- the hemE gene encoding uroporphyrinogen decarboxylase translates to MQRMIEKQGAAAHVSPSMREAPIEGNRDAIEFAHRVLAGEVDALVLLTGVGVRLFMQAVSRHVDRQRLIDALSDIPTIARGPKPVAALRELGVKATLRVPEPNTWRELLSTLDREMPVANMKIGLQEYGTTNPSLIAGLEARGATVDPLRIYSWTLPDDVRPLEENVTRLARGEADVLMITSAQQIEHLLQTAERMGEADALRAALGETVVASIGPTTSERLRALDLPVDFEPSHPKMGNLVVEALRDAPALIARKRAVLSPTLRARAAPRPATTGERSQELIDATAGQPWHDSAFLKACRQEPTDFTPVWLMRQAGRYMPEYRAVRAKTSFLDLCRNPQLCSEVMCTAVEFLGVDAAIIFSDLLPILEPMGLDLEFAPGDGPVIHNPVRESTDVDRVVDLTSVESLHYVIETVRQTRADLPDSIPLIGFAGAPFTLASYTIEGGGSRNYLHTKTLMYRDEGAWRTLMERLADAVTLYLNAQIDAGAQAVQLFDSWVGCLCPADYCRYVQPYVKRIIDNLSPGAAVIHFGAGNPELLGPIAEAGGDVIGVDWRTDLDHAWSRVGGRAVQGNLDPASLLGSLHTLKAGAQRVLDQAAGRPGHIFNLGHGIVPPTPPEHAKALVEMVHELSAR, encoded by the coding sequence ATGCAGCGGATGATCGAGAAGCAGGGCGCCGCCGCGCATGTTAGCCCCTCGATGCGTGAGGCCCCGATCGAGGGCAACCGCGACGCAATCGAGTTCGCGCACCGAGTGCTAGCAGGCGAGGTCGACGCGCTGGTGCTGCTGACCGGCGTGGGCGTGCGTCTGTTCATGCAGGCGGTTTCACGCCACGTCGACCGGCAGCGGCTGATCGACGCGCTCTCGGACATACCCACCATCGCGAGGGGGCCCAAGCCGGTCGCGGCGCTGCGCGAGCTTGGGGTCAAAGCCACGCTGCGCGTGCCGGAGCCGAACACCTGGCGCGAGCTGCTCAGCACGCTCGACCGCGAGATGCCGGTCGCGAACATGAAGATCGGCCTGCAGGAGTACGGCACCACCAACCCCAGCCTGATCGCCGGGCTCGAGGCCCGCGGCGCCACGGTGGACCCGCTGCGGATCTACAGCTGGACGCTCCCCGACGACGTCCGCCCACTAGAGGAGAACGTCACGCGGCTGGCGCGCGGCGAGGCCGACGTGCTGATGATCACCTCGGCTCAGCAGATCGAGCACCTGCTGCAGACCGCCGAGCGGATGGGCGAGGCCGACGCGCTGCGCGCCGCGCTCGGTGAGACGGTCGTCGCCTCGATCGGCCCGACCACTTCCGAGCGGCTCCGCGCGCTCGACCTGCCGGTCGACTTCGAGCCGTCGCACCCGAAGATGGGCAACCTCGTGGTCGAGGCGCTCCGCGATGCGCCCGCGCTGATCGCCCGCAAGCGCGCCGTGCTATCGCCGACGCTCCGCGCCCGCGCGGCGCCGCGGCCGGCGACCACCGGCGAGCGTTCGCAAGAACTGATCGACGCGACCGCCGGTCAGCCGTGGCACGACAGCGCGTTCCTCAAGGCGTGCCGGCAGGAGCCCACCGACTTCACACCGGTCTGGTTGATGCGGCAGGCGGGCCGGTACATGCCCGAGTACCGCGCGGTCCGCGCCAAGACGAGCTTCCTCGATCTGTGCCGCAACCCTCAGCTCTGCAGCGAGGTGATGTGCACCGCGGTGGAGTTCCTGGGCGTGGACGCGGCGATCATCTTCTCCGACCTGCTGCCGATCCTCGAGCCGATGGGACTGGACCTGGAGTTCGCGCCCGGCGACGGCCCGGTGATCCACAACCCGGTGCGCGAGTCGACCGACGTCGACCGCGTCGTGGACCTCACCAGCGTCGAGTCGCTGCACTACGTCATCGAGACCGTCCGCCAGACGCGCGCCGACCTGCCCGACAGCATCCCGTTGATCGGTTTCGCCGGCGCGCCATTCACGCTGGCCAGCTACACCATCGAGGGGGGCGGCAGCCGCAACTACCTGCACACCAAGACCCTCATGTACCGCGACGAGGGCGCGTGGCGGACGCTCATGGAGCGGCTGGCCGACGCGGTCACGCTCTACCTGAACGCGCAGATCGACGCCGGCGCCCAGGCGGTGCAGTTGTTCGATAGCTGGGTGGGCTGCCTCTGCCCGGCCGACTACTGCCGGTACGTGCAGCCCTACGTCAAACGCATCATCGACAACCTTTCGCCCGGCGCGGCGGTCATCCACTTCGGCGCCGGCAACCCCGAGCTGCTCGGGCCCATCGCCGAAGCCGGCGGCGACGTCATCGGCGTCGACTGGCGGACCGACCTCGACCACGCCTGGTCCCGCGTCGGCGGCCGGGCGGTGCAGGGCAACCTCGACCCGGCCAGCCTGCTGGGGTCGCTCCACACGCTCAAGGCGGGCGCCCAACGCGTGCTCGACCAGGCCGCCGGCCGGCCGGGGCACATCTTCAACCTCGGGCACGGCATCGTGCCCCCTACGCCGCCGGAGCACGCCAAGGCGTTAGTCGAGATGGTTCACGAGCTGAGCGCCAGGTAG